In Pedobacter sp. W3I1, one DNA window encodes the following:
- a CDS encoding MBL fold metallo-hydrolase — protein MFKKILSALIFLFVYGSNSWAQEISTSFTVIPLGIKGGDDESNLSSYMIAPKGSEKYICLDAGTIKAGIQKAIDHKSLKGVSEEIQRTQIKGYLISHAHLDHVAGLIINSPADTAKNIYGLPSVLNILRDKYFTWDAWANFANEGEKPQLKKYTYSPLLESITYPLEGTEMKVRAFELSHGNPYKSTAFLISHNESYALYLGDTGADEIEKSDKLAKLWRVIAPIVNSGQLKAIFMEVSFPNEQPDKQLFGHLTPKLFYSELSKLESLTDEKAFKKISFIVTHTKPPQKTAEKVKKQLISRNSNSIKLIFPQQGKRLTIN, from the coding sequence ATGTTCAAAAAAATCCTTTCAGCGCTAATATTCTTATTTGTTTATGGCAGTAATTCCTGGGCACAAGAAATAAGTACTTCTTTTACCGTTATACCACTTGGTATTAAAGGCGGCGATGATGAGAGCAATTTATCTTCTTATATGATTGCCCCAAAAGGCAGTGAAAAATATATTTGTCTTGATGCAGGTACCATAAAAGCAGGTATTCAAAAGGCAATAGATCATAAATCATTAAAAGGAGTAAGTGAGGAAATTCAGCGTACACAAATAAAGGGTTATCTGATCTCACATGCGCATTTAGATCATGTAGCTGGCTTAATTATCAACTCACCAGCAGACACTGCAAAAAACATTTACGGCTTGCCCTCGGTGCTGAATATCTTAAGGGACAAATATTTTACATGGGATGCCTGGGCTAATTTCGCAAATGAGGGGGAAAAACCACAATTAAAAAAATATACCTACTCACCGCTACTTGAAAGCATTACCTATCCACTTGAGGGAACAGAAATGAAGGTTAGGGCATTTGAACTAAGCCATGGAAACCCTTACAAAAGCACCGCATTTTTAATCAGTCATAATGAAAGTTACGCTTTGTATCTCGGCGATACCGGAGCAGATGAAATTGAAAAATCAGATAAACTTGCTAAGTTATGGCGTGTTATAGCACCAATTGTTAATTCAGGACAGCTAAAAGCAATTTTTATGGAGGTTTCTTTCCCTAATGAACAGCCTGATAAACAATTATTCGGACACCTTACCCCAAAGCTTTTTTATAGTGAATTATCAAAACTCGAAAGTTTAACAGATGAAAAAGCTTTTAAAAAAATATCTTTTATTGTAACCCATACAAAACCGCCACAGAAAACTGCCGAAAAAGTAAAAAAACAATTGATTTCAAGGAATTCGAATAGTATAAAGCTAATATTTCCTCAACAGGGCAAGCGCTTAACAATTAATTAA
- a CDS encoding carboxypeptidase regulatory-like domain-containing protein, whose product MKKLLLLFSFMLAITVYGFAQGVTTASFIGTVKDQKGVIPGATVTAVHIPSGTKYATITRADGRYNLPNVRVGGPYTVKISYIGYNELVKENLSTTIGEDLRVDASLTETSQNLADVMVKGTQDKVINSSRTGARETITRQQIDNLPTISRSLSDFTKLTPSANSTTVGGLSFGGRSGSYNNLTVDGALFNNSFGLSGSLGGQANSQPISLDAIEQIQVDIAPYDVRQGSFTGAGINTIVKSGTNNFKGSAYYYTRGTDLTGYSAGVTKIPIVDFKYNQRGLNIGGPIIKDKLFFFVSGEQERISTPATSFVASRPGLSGANVSTADAATLDKLSNYLMSKYNYATGPYENYPYETQSDKITAKIDWNINANNTLSAKYFYLKSNRQVVASGSGIPAGLNGSRSPSSTSMPYFGSSYTINNNFNIGIVELNTRIGNSMSNKLTLGYSALRDFRASNGAELPMVDIGNGNGGILTSFGYEVFTANNLLNSDIYQFSDDFSIYAGKHEITIGTSNQLNKFLNGFAPNYNGLYYFRTADDFMNNAPAVSYSYRNSALADGAFPFAKMSSYNLSLYAQDKYQVSDNFKLTYGIRADYTYFPTKLDPNPNLAALTFQNGLQVDISKFPNKKLLFSPRVGFNYDLFGDKTTQLRGGTGIFTGQVPYVWISNQASNTGTLFSSSTVSTVGDPRLIFNPNVNANRPAPGTVNANTSYEVDATSKDFKYPQIWRTNVAVDQKLPMGIIATIEASYTKDINAVNFSNAALPNNSTGLITLPGIEGQQRYTVKSTQTGTTAANPSISPFIYMQNTKKGYSYFITGQLQKSFLNGFNASAAYTYSQSRSVNDGGSTASSIWSQRAIAGDANSDVLANTNFIQPNRAIASLSYKREYFKHAATTIGLIFESANNGAFSYVSSGDINNDGGANDLLYIPQNQGDITLVPDFVGDTRTPAQIWNQLNAYISQDSYLSKHRGEFAKRNGAIMSYFKRADLHIAQDFFVGPKGKRNTLQFTLDIINLGNMLNSDWGLYQTPNIPLSTYNTAVLLAYKGLDPVSGKATYSFPYQDKANLTPYTTTYKNITDQISRWQAQFGVRYIFN is encoded by the coding sequence ATGAAAAAACTACTACTATTATTCTCATTTATGCTTGCAATAACCGTTTATGGTTTTGCTCAAGGCGTTACAACTGCATCATTTATCGGTACGGTTAAAGATCAAAAAGGGGTGATACCAGGTGCAACAGTTACCGCGGTACATATTCCATCAGGCACAAAATACGCAACAATTACCAGGGCGGATGGTAGGTACAATTTACCTAACGTGCGTGTGGGTGGGCCATACACTGTTAAAATAAGTTATATCGGCTACAATGAACTGGTTAAAGAAAATCTGAGTACAACCATTGGAGAAGATTTAAGGGTTGATGCTTCCTTAACCGAAACATCGCAAAACTTAGCTGATGTTATGGTAAAGGGGACGCAGGATAAAGTGATCAATTCATCCAGAACCGGAGCGCGGGAAACCATTACAAGACAGCAGATTGATAATTTGCCAACGATTAGCCGTTCATTATCCGATTTCACCAAATTAACCCCATCAGCAAACTCTACAACAGTTGGCGGTTTAAGTTTCGGTGGAAGAAGCGGTTCTTATAACAACTTAACCGTAGATGGTGCTTTGTTTAACAATTCGTTCGGACTATCAGGTAGCTTGGGCGGACAGGCCAACTCTCAACCGATTTCATTGGATGCGATCGAACAGATACAGGTAGATATCGCGCCTTATGACGTACGCCAGGGATCGTTTACCGGAGCAGGTATTAATACGATTGTAAAATCGGGAACGAATAACTTTAAAGGCTCGGCTTATTACTATACGAGAGGGACCGATTTAACAGGCTATTCTGCAGGAGTTACAAAAATACCAATTGTAGACTTTAAATATAACCAACGTGGTTTAAATATTGGCGGCCCCATCATCAAAGACAAATTATTCTTCTTTGTTTCGGGCGAACAAGAGCGTATCAGTACACCCGCTACATCCTTCGTAGCTTCAAGACCAGGTTTATCCGGAGCCAATGTTTCCACAGCAGATGCAGCAACCTTAGATAAATTATCGAACTATTTAATGAGCAAATATAATTACGCTACAGGTCCATACGAGAATTATCCATACGAGACGCAAAGTGATAAAATAACTGCCAAAATCGATTGGAACATCAATGCCAATAATACTTTAAGCGCAAAGTATTTTTATTTAAAATCGAACAGACAGGTTGTGGCCAGTGGTTCGGGTATCCCGGCAGGCTTAAACGGCAGCCGTTCACCTTCTTCAACCTCTATGCCCTACTTTGGATCCAGCTATACCATCAACAACAACTTTAACATCGGTATAGTTGAGTTGAACACAAGGATTGGCAACAGCATGTCGAACAAGTTAACACTTGGGTATTCAGCCTTGAGAGACTTTCGGGCCTCTAATGGCGCAGAATTGCCAATGGTTGATATCGGTAATGGAAACGGCGGTATTTTAACCAGTTTTGGTTATGAGGTTTTTACCGCAAACAACTTATTAAACTCAGATATCTACCAGTTTTCTGATGATTTCTCCATCTACGCCGGCAAACACGAAATCACCATTGGTACCAGTAACCAGCTGAATAAATTTTTAAATGGTTTTGCGCCTAACTACAATGGGTTGTATTATTTTAGAACTGCCGATGATTTTATGAACAATGCGCCTGCAGTAAGTTATTCTTACCGCAATTCTGCATTGGCTGATGGTGCTTTCCCGTTCGCAAAAATGTCGTCCTACAACCTCAGCTTATACGCACAGGATAAATATCAGGTTAGCGATAATTTCAAATTAACCTATGGTATACGGGCAGATTATACCTATTTTCCTACCAAATTAGATCCGAACCCCAATTTAGCGGCACTAACCTTTCAAAACGGTTTACAGGTAGATATTTCTAAATTTCCGAACAAAAAATTATTATTCTCTCCACGTGTAGGTTTCAATTATGATCTTTTTGGTGATAAAACCACGCAGCTAAGAGGTGGAACGGGAATTTTCACTGGTCAGGTTCCTTATGTTTGGATATCCAACCAGGCCTCAAATACCGGAACATTGTTTAGTTCAAGCACTGTTTCAACCGTTGGAGACCCACGATTGATCTTTAATCCGAATGTAAATGCAAACCGCCCCGCACCAGGTACGGTTAATGCCAATACTTCATACGAAGTAGATGCGACATCAAAAGATTTCAAATACCCTCAAATCTGGAGAACCAATGTTGCGGTTGACCAGAAATTACCAATGGGTATCATTGCCACCATAGAAGCATCTTACACGAAGGATATCAATGCTGTAAATTTCTCCAATGCAGCATTGCCTAATAATTCTACAGGTTTAATTACCCTTCCAGGCATTGAAGGACAACAACGTTATACTGTAAAATCTACACAAACAGGTACAACTGCGGCAAACCCTTCTATATCGCCGTTTATTTATATGCAGAATACCAAAAAAGGTTATTCGTATTTCATCACGGGTCAACTACAAAAATCTTTTTTAAACGGATTTAATGCCAGTGCGGCCTATACCTACAGCCAGTCGCGATCGGTTAATGATGGTGGTTCTACGGCAAGCTCAATCTGGTCGCAAAGGGCCATTGCTGGTGATGCAAATTCAGATGTTTTAGCCAATACCAATTTTATTCAGCCAAATAGGGCTATTGCTTCATTAAGTTATAAAAGAGAATATTTTAAACATGCCGCAACCACAATCGGTTTAATTTTTGAATCAGCCAATAACGGTGCATTCAGTTATGTTTCATCAGGCGATATCAACAATGACGGTGGTGCAAACGATCTGCTTTACATCCCACAAAATCAGGGCGATATCACCTTAGTTCCCGATTTTGTTGGCGATACCCGCACCCCTGCGCAGATTTGGAATCAACTAAATGCTTACATCAGCCAGGACAGTTACCTGAGCAAACACAGAGGCGAATTTGCCAAACGAAATGGCGCGATCATGTCGTACTTCAAAAGAGCCGACTTACACATTGCACAGGATTTCTTTGTTGGTCCGAAAGGAAAAAGAAATACACTTCAGTTTACATTGGATATCATCAACTTAGGCAATATGTTAAATAGTGATTGGGGCCTCTACCAAACGCCAAATATTCCACTATCTACCTATAACACGGCGGTATTATTAGCTTATAAGGGTTTGGATCCTGTTTCAGGAAAAGCCACATACTCTTTTCCATACCAGGATAAAGCTAATTTAACTCCATATACCACCACCTATAAAAACATTACCGATCAGATTTCGCGCTGGCAGGCACAATTTGGTGTCCGTTACATCTTTAACTAA
- the nagA gene encoding N-acetylglucosamine-6-phosphate deacetylase — translation MSKVITNTSYFQDNAIKRNQDILIEDGTISFINHSENKETNQSLTVPGFIDLQIYGSGGRLFSADPTVESLTIMEDDLLKKGTTGFLACMATNSPEVFDECIKAAKEHRSSAKNCLGLHLEGPFLNPKRLGAHVPAFVRKASLDEIKKLIDFGDGVIKMMTIAPEIQDDEVIQYLLDHDVVVSLGHSNATFNEATAAYNRGVQTTTHLFNAMSPIHHREPGIPTAVFNHDKAMASIIADGQHVDFEVLKFAQKLLKERLFLITDAVTACSTGPYQHVKKGNKYVMPDGTLSGSSLTMLEAVKNCVTHCGISLNDAIKMGTLYPAKLIGIENLTANIEIGHQANLLVIDESLNLKEVLFRGETIN, via the coding sequence ATGTCAAAAGTAATTACCAATACCTCCTACTTTCAGGATAACGCTATAAAAAGAAATCAGGATATTTTAATTGAAGACGGTACAATTTCTTTTATTAACCATTCCGAAAATAAAGAAACGAATCAATCCTTAACTGTTCCTGGATTTATTGATCTACAGATTTATGGTTCAGGGGGAAGGTTATTCTCTGCCGATCCAACTGTCGAATCATTAACCATAATGGAAGATGATCTGCTTAAAAAAGGGACTACAGGATTTTTAGCCTGTATGGCAACAAATTCTCCCGAAGTTTTTGATGAATGTATCAAAGCAGCTAAAGAACATCGATCATCTGCAAAAAATTGTTTGGGATTACACTTAGAAGGTCCGTTCTTGAATCCAAAACGTTTAGGTGCCCATGTACCCGCATTTGTACGCAAGGCCTCGTTAGACGAAATTAAGAAACTAATTGATTTTGGGGATGGCGTAATTAAAATGATGACAATAGCGCCAGAGATCCAAGATGATGAAGTAATTCAATACTTGTTAGACCATGACGTTGTGGTTTCATTAGGGCATAGTAACGCAACCTTTAATGAGGCAACAGCTGCTTATAACAGGGGTGTACAAACCACTACACACCTTTTTAACGCCATGAGCCCCATCCACCATCGTGAGCCTGGAATACCAACGGCTGTTTTTAATCATGATAAGGCAATGGCCAGCATTATTGCCGATGGGCAGCATGTAGATTTTGAAGTGCTTAAATTTGCACAGAAACTTTTAAAAGAACGTTTATTCTTAATTACTGATGCGGTTACCGCTTGTTCTACTGGCCCATATCAGCATGTTAAAAAGGGGAATAAATATGTGATGCCCGATGGTACACTTTCTGGTTCGTCGCTCACGATGTTAGAAGCTGTTAAAAACTGTGTAACACACTGTGGTATCAGTTTAAATGATGCGATCAAGATGGGGACACTATATCCAGCTAAGTTAATTGGGATCGAAAACCTAACAGCAAACATTGAGATTGGACATCAGGCAAATCTATTGGTCATTGATGAAAGCTTAAATTTAAAAGAGGTCCTATTTAGGGGAGAAACGATTAATTAA
- a CDS encoding metallophosphoesterase, whose translation MNPDQMNENQPNRRSFLKAGLTLSAATLVAPSAAIASIPLSEDEFKIAVGPYLQTNFNNSMTILWLTNKNAAGWVEFGEQADQLNQKAYGKAELGLMQANSKLNAVTLKNLKPGTKYYYKIVSKEIKDFQPYKLTYGGTVSSSVEEFVNADLRKEEVSFLMLNDTHDRPESIPQLLGLVPDKKQDFIFFNGDIFDYQTDEKQIIEHMLQPCVDNFAKHTPFIYVRGNHETRGKFAREFPQYYMHVGHAAFTLGPVRFVILDTGEDKEDAHPVYAGIVDFDDYRVQQAEWLKTEINSKEFKKAPFRVVLMHIPPRFSGDAHGPKHCTELFEPFLNQGKVDLVLSGHTHKYMVHRPDKALNHYPLIIGGGPKTGTRTITKIKADKNKVVVSMLDDSGKEVGAYTALRK comes from the coding sequence ATGAATCCTGACCAAATGAATGAAAATCAGCCAAATAGAAGAAGTTTCTTAAAGGCCGGCCTAACTTTAAGCGCTGCTACCTTAGTAGCGCCATCTGCAGCCATTGCAAGCATACCCCTTAGTGAAGATGAATTTAAAATAGCAGTTGGCCCTTATTTACAAACCAACTTTAATAACTCAATGACCATTCTTTGGTTAACCAATAAAAATGCTGCAGGTTGGGTAGAATTTGGTGAACAGGCTGATCAGTTGAATCAAAAAGCTTATGGGAAAGCTGAATTGGGCTTAATGCAAGCCAATAGCAAGCTGAATGCAGTAACGTTAAAAAATTTAAAACCAGGAACAAAATATTATTATAAAATTGTTTCGAAAGAAATTAAAGATTTTCAGCCTTATAAATTAACCTATGGGGGAACGGTAAGCAGTTCAGTCGAAGAATTTGTGAATGCCGATCTTCGTAAAGAAGAAGTTTCGTTTTTAATGCTGAATGATACACATGATCGCCCGGAATCAATCCCTCAGTTGTTAGGGCTTGTTCCCGATAAGAAGCAGGATTTTATTTTCTTTAATGGAGACATATTCGATTATCAAACCGATGAGAAACAGATTATAGAACATATGCTTCAGCCCTGTGTAGATAATTTTGCAAAGCATACGCCTTTTATCTACGTAAGGGGTAATCACGAAACACGTGGTAAATTTGCACGCGAATTTCCACAATATTACATGCATGTTGGGCATGCCGCTTTTACCTTAGGGCCTGTGCGCTTTGTAATTTTAGACACCGGTGAAGATAAAGAAGATGCACATCCGGTGTATGCAGGGATTGTAGATTTTGACGATTATAGAGTTCAGCAGGCAGAATGGCTTAAAACAGAAATAAATTCAAAGGAGTTTAAAAAAGCGCCATTTAGAGTGGTATTGATGCATATTCCGCCACGCTTTTCTGGCGATGCACACGGACCAAAACATTGCACCGAACTTTTTGAACCTTTTTTGAATCAAGGTAAAGTAGATTTAGTTTTAAGTGGCCATACCCATAAATATATGGTACACCGACCCGATAAAGCGCTAAACCATTATCCTTTAATTATTGGTGGCGGCCCTAAAACAGGGACAAGAACAATCACCAAGATAAAAGCAGATAAAAATAAAGTGGTGGTGAGTATGCTCGATGATTCGGGTAAGGAAGTGGGCGCTTATACTGCACTTAGAAAGTAG